The nucleotide window CCAGGCCGCCGCCACGCACAAGACGTTGTCGTGCCTGGACTGCCACGTGGACGGCGCCCGCTTTCCCCACGACCGGCAGCAACGCGCCGCCTGCGCCACCTGCCACGCCCGCCACGACGAGAAGACGATCCACGACGCCCACCAAAGCGTCACGTGCGAGGCCTGCCACCTCTCCGGGACGACGCCCGTCAAGGACGCGGCCACGGGGACGATCGTCGCCAGGCGCGACAAGGCCCCCGCACCGCTGGCCGTGCATGCCATGACGCTGCCCGCCGGCGAAGCCTCCTGCCGCCGCTGCCACGTCCCGGGCAACGCCCTCGGCGCGGCGGCCATGGTCCTGCCGGCCAAGGGCGTCATCTGCCTGCCCTGTCACGCCGCCACCTTCTCCGTGGCCGACACCACGAGCCGGCTGTCGCTGCTGGTCTTCGCCGGCGGCATGGCCGTCCTGGCCGCCTTCTGGTTCTCGGGCGCGGGCCTTGGCGCCCGGTCCGAAACCGGACACGGCGGGGACAGCACCGGGGCCGGGCATGGCGGGCACGGCGCCCGGTCCATCGACTGGGCGCGGCTGGGCGACACGATCCTCTACGACATCTTCCTGCAACGCCGGCTCTACCGGCAATCGCGATCGCGCTGGGCCATCCACGCCCTGATCTTCTACCCCTTCGTGCTGCGCTTCCTGTGGGGCCTGGCCGGCCTGCTCGGGTCGCTCTGGACTCCCCGGGCCGGGTGGCCGTGGATGCTCCTGGACAAGAACAACCCCGTGGGCGCCTTGGTGTTCGACGCAAGCGGCCTGGCGCTTTTGGCCGGCCTTATCCTGGCCGGCGTGTCCTGGCGGCGCCGCCGGGACGGCGAGGCGCCGGTGACCGGCCTGCCCGGCCGCGACTGGCCGGCCCTGGTTCTGCTTGGCGCCCTGGTGCTCGTCGGCTTCGTCCTGGAAGGGATGCGCATCGCCATGACCGGCTGGCCGGCCGGCTCGGGCTGGGCCTTCCTGGGCTACGCCCTGTCTCGGGCCTTCGCCGCCGACCCGGCCGGCCTGACCGGGCCGTACGGCTACGTCTGGTACGCTCACGCCATCCTGACCGGGCTGGTGGTGGCCTACCTGCCCGCCAGCCAGTTGCGCCACGCCCTGACCGCGCCCCTGGCCCTGCTGGCGCGGGCTCTCGGCAAGGAACAATAAACGACGCGCCCGCGCGCCGCCCTGTCGCGGCAGCGGGCGCCCAACCGACAACCGCCAAGGCCACGCGCCGCCAAGGAGACCGCATATGGACATCGCCGGCTACAACATGCCCGAGGATCTCTACTACGACACCTACCACTTCTGGACCCGCGTCGACGGCGACCTGCTCGTCATGGGCATGGACGACTTCGCCGAGAAGCTGGCCGGCCAGATCGTGTTCGTGCAGCTGCCCTTCGAGGGCAAGGCCGTGGTGGCCGGCAAGAAGTTCGCCAAGATCGAATCCGGCAAGTGGCTCGGCACGGTCTACGGCCCGGTGGACGGCGAGATCGTCGGCGTCAACCAGGACCTGGAGTCCAACCCGGCCCTGATCAACCAGGACTGCTACGGCGCCGGCTGGATGTACCGGATTCGGCCCAAGGACCCGGGGCAACTGAGCCGGCTCATCCACGGCGGCCGGGACGTCCTCGAACCTTGGCTTGCCGCGGACATCAAGAAATTCAAGCAGGACTAGCATGCGTCAGACAGCCTTTCCCCTTGCCCGACGCCTGGACATGGCGGCTTGCGCCTCCTGCCGGCTGTGCGTCGACGTCTGTCCGGCCGTGGCCGCGACCCGGGACGGCTCCCTGTCGGCCCTTGGGCGCATGAAGGGCCTTAGGGACCTGCTGCGGCGCCGGGGCGGCCTGTGGCGCAGGCTGTTGCGCCTGCCCGAGCCCACGCCCGAGGAACTCAAGGCCTTCGGCGCCTCGGTCTTTCGCTGCTCGCTGTGCGGCGGTTGCCAGGAGGTCTGCCCCCTGGGCATCCAGCTCAAGGAGCTGTGGCTGTCGCTACGGGAAGAACTCGTGCGCACGGGCAACAACCCCAAAAAAATCGAGATGATCCGCGACAACCTCGAAGAGAGCCGCAACGTCTTCGCCGAGGACAACGCCGAACGGGCCGACTGGGTCGACGACATGCGCGATCCGCCGGACGACGGTTTCCAAAAGGACACGGCCGAGGTGGTCTTTTTCACGGGCTGCGTGGGGGCCTATTTCCCCCTGGCCCAGAAGATCCCCGTGGCCTTGTGCGAGATCTTCCAGGCAAGCGGCGTGGACTTCACCCTGCTTGGGGCCGACGAATGGTGCTGCGGCTTTCCGCTGGTCGGCGCCGGGCTTGGGGAAGGGCTGCCGGCGTTCATCGAGCACAACGTGGCGGCCGTGGCGGCCAAGGGCGCACGCCAAGTCGTCTTCACCTGCCCGTCCTGCTACCAGATCTGGCGCGAGGCCTATCCCCAGCGCTTCGAGCTTTACCACGCCTCGCAGTTTCTGACCGACCTGGTGGCCGCCGGCAAGGTGCCGCTCAAACCCCTGGAGATGACCGTGACCTATCACGACCCCTGCGACCTGGGGCGCGGGGCGCGGGTTTTCGACGCCCCGCGCGATGTCCTTCGGGCCATCCCGGGGCTGACCCTGGTGGAGATGGGCCACAACCGCGAAAACTGCCTGTGCTGCGGCGGCGGCGGCAACCTGGAGATGCTCGACGCCGAACTGTCCGCGGCCATGGCCAAGCGCAAGGTCGAGGAGGCCGTGGCCACGGGGGCGCAGGCCGTGGTCACCACCTGCCAGCAATGCGTGCGCACCATGACCACCTATGCCCGGCGCAACAAGGTGGCCATCGAGGTGCTGGACCTGACCCAACTGGTGCGGCGGGCCCTGGCCGGCTAGCCCGCCGGCCGGGCGCGGAGGATAATCATGCGGACATGGCGACTGCTGGATTTGCCGCCCCTGACGGCGGCGGAGAACATGGCCCTGGACGAGGTGCTGCTGGAGCTCAAGGGCGAGGGGGCGGACGTGCCCAACACCCTGCGGTTTCTGCAATTTTCACCCCGGGCCGTGCTGGTCGGCTTCCACCAGTCGGTGGCCGAGGAGGTCCGGGTGTCCTACTGCCGGGACAACGGCATCGACATCAACCGCCGCATCACCGGCGGCGGGGGCCTGTTGTTCGACGAGAGCCAGATCGGCTGGGAAATCATCTGCGACAAGGCCTTCTTCGACCTGGTGGTGCCCACGGACCGGTTGTTTCGCGAATTGTGCCGGCCCGTGGTCGCGGCCTTGCGGGCCATGGGCATCGACGCCCGGTTCCGCCCCCGAAACGACATCGAGGTGGCCGGCCGCAAGCTCTCGGGCACGGGCGGCACCGACCACGAGGGGGCCTTCCTCTTCCAGGGAACGCTGCTGACCGACTTCGACGTCGAAACCATGCTCAAAAGCCTGCGCATCCCGGTGGAAAAGCTCAAGGCCAAGGAGATCGACTCGGTTAAAAAGCGCGTGACCTGCCTGGCCTGGGAACTGGGCCGCGCCCCGGAGCCGGCCGCGGTCAAGGCCGCCCTGGCCCGGGCCTTCGCCCGCCACCTGGGCGTGCGCCTGGAGCCGGCCGGGCTCACCCCGCAGGAGAAGCGCCTCCTGGCCGAGCGCCTGCCCTCTTTCCGCTCCAAGGAGTGGATCGACCTGGTCAACCCGAAATACGAGAAGACCGAGGTGGTCCAGGCCGCCTACAAGTCGCCAAACGGCCTGGCCCGCTTCACCCTGGCCGTCAACCTGCCCCGCAAGGTCCTCAAGAACGTCTTCATCACCGGCGACTTCCTGTCCTTTCCCAGCCGGGCGCTTTTTGACCTGGAGGCGGCCCTGCGCGGCCTGCCGCTTAACGCCGACGTCCTGTGCGGCGTCATCCACCGCTTTTTCGACGAAGGCCGCATCGCCATCCCGGGCATGGAGGCCGAGGACCTGTGCAAGCCCGTGCGCCAGGCCCTGGAAAAGGCCGCCATCGCCCGCCACGGCATCCCGCTCGAATACTGCAACCAGATCAGCCTGACCAACGGCAGCTTCGACGAGGTCATCGCCCGAAAGCCCTCGGCCCTGCTGCTGCCCTACTGCTCCAAGCTCAAGGACTGCGACCTGCGCTTTACCAAGGACTGCCGGGCCTGCGGCGAATGCACCGTGGGCCAGGCCTGGGCCATGGGCCGGGAGCGCAACATGCGAAACGTCTGCGTCACCAGTTTCGAGGACCTCATGGCCGAACTGGCCGGCCTGCGCCAGGCCGGGGCCCGGGCGTTCATCGGCTGCTGCTGCCAGCCCTTTTTCACCAAGCACGTGGACGACTTCGCCAGGGCCGGCCTGCCCGGCATCCTGGTCAACATCGACGACACCACCTGCTACGACCTGAGCCAGGAGGACGAGGCCCACCAAGGCACCTTCGCCAGCCAGACCCACCTCAACCTCGGCCTGCTGGCCGCCGTGCTGGACGCGGCCCGGGCCTGAGGACCGCCATGGAAACGTTGCGCTGCGACGTGCTGGTGGTGGGGGCGGGGCCGGCCGGGTCGTGCGCCGCCCGGGAGGCGGCCAAGGCCGGGGCGGACGTCCTCGTGGTCGAGCGCCGCCGCCGGGTGGGCCTGCCCGTGCAGTGCGCCGAATACATCCCGGCGCCGCTTGTGGGCGAGGCCGGCGTCGGGCGCGGCTACGTCGTCCAGGAAGTGGCCGGCATGCGCACCTGGCTCCAGGGCGGCCTCATCCAGGAACTGCCCGCCCCGGGGCTCATGATCCGCCGCGACCGCTTCGACCAGGCCCTGGCCGCATCGGCCAGCCAGGCCGGGGCGCGCCTGCTCCTCGGCACCGCCGCCATCGCCCTGTCCGGCCGGTGCCTTGCGGCCACGGACGCGGGCGGCCGGCAGTTGGCCATCACCGCCAGGGTGGTCGTCGGCGCCGACGGCCCCCACTCCCGCATCGGCCGGGCCATCGGCTCGGCCAACCGCCACTGCCTGCCCGCCGTGCAGTTCCGGGTGCGCCTGACGCGGCCGCTGACCCACACCGAGGTCTTTTTCGACGACCGCATCCGCGGCGGCTACGCCTGGCTGTTCCCCAAGGGCGAACAGGCCAACCTGGGCCTGGGCATGCTGCGCCCCGGCCCGGGCCTGCCCGGGATCGTGGCCGTGCTGCGCGCGCTTTGGGCCGAACTGCGGGCCAAGGGCCGCATCGCCGGCGAACCGCTGGGGAGCTGCGCCGGCTGGATTCCGGCCGAGGCGCCGCGCCGCGTCGTTGCCGGCGGCGTGCTCCTGGCCGGGGACGCCGCCGGCCATACCCATCCCATAACCGGTGCCGGCATCTTCCAGGCCGTCCTGGGCGGCAAGATGGCTGGCGCCTGGGCGGCCCGGGCCGCCCTTTCCGGCGATACCGGCCTGCTCGCCGGCTACCAGGACGCATGGGACGATTTTTACGGCGAGACCCTGGCCCGGGCCCATGTCCGGCGACAGTTGCTGGAAAGCCGCCCGGGCGATCTGGAATCCGTCATCCGGCGCTGCTGGGTGGGCTTTCGGGAGTATTATGCGGACGCTTGAAACGCGGCTTGCCCAGGCCCGGGAACTGTCCTTCGCACACCACGGGAAACGCATCGGCTTCCACCTGCCGGGCATGTTCACCGTGGGCGCGACCCGGGGCCGCTACCCGGCCGTCTCCATTACCGGCGACGCCTGCGCGCTCACCTGCGACCACTGCCGGGGCAAACTCCTGTTACCCATGATCAAGGCCATGACCCCGCAGTCCCTGGTGGAGAAATGCCTGGCCCTGGAGGCGGACGGGCATCTGGGCGTGCTTGTCAGCGGCGGCTGCGGCCCGGACGGCGACCTGCCCTGGGAGGCCTTCCTGCCGGCCCTGGCCGCGGTCAAGGCCACGACGAGGCTCACCGTCTCCGTGCACAGCGGCTTCGTCGACCGGGAGACCGCCCGGGGCCTCAAGGCGGCCGGCGTGGACCAGGCACTCGTCGACGTCATCGGCAGCGACGACACCTACCGCGCCGTCTACCACGTGGACGGCGGGCTCGCCCGCCTGGAGGCGTCGCTGGCCGCCCTGACCGGGGCCGGGCTCCCCGTCATTCCCCATATCGTGTGCGGCCTGCACTACGGCGAGTTGCGCGGCGAAGCCCGCGCCCTGGACATCGTGGCCGAAATCGACCCGGACCTGGTCGTCATCCTGTCGCTCATGAACCTGCCGGGCACGCCCATGGCGCGCGTGGCACCGCCGCCGGCCGAAGCCGTGGCCGAGTTGCTCATCGCCGCGCGGCTGCGCCTGCCCCGGGCGCAAATGAGCCTCGGCTGCGCCCGGCCCCGGGGCGGCGAGCGCCTGGAGACCCTCGCCGTGGCGGCCGGCGTCAACCGCCTGGCCCTGCCCTCGGACGCGGCCCGGCAGCGGGCCGCAGAACTGGGACTGGCCGTCGACTACCGCCGGACCTGCTGTTCGGTGCGCCACGGCCCGACCGAAAACCCGTGGTGACGGCCGGCCCGGCCGGACCTCGCCCGGACGGGGCCACCGCGCCCCTGGAGCCAATACCGATGGAACCGCTGGAAGCGTCGCGACACGCCACCCCGAACGATCCCTTGCGGGAAAGCCCGACCTATCTCCGCCTGAGCCTGGCCGCCGCCATGACCCTGGGCTTCGCTCCGGGGCTCTTCTACCGCGACGCGCGGCTTTCCTGCATCAACCTGCTTTTGACCTACGCCTCGGGCTGCGCCGCCCGCTGCGCCTACTGCGGCCTGTCCGGCGAGCGGCCGGACGGGGCGGGCGGACAAAGCTTCATCCGCGTCACCTGGCCCACGCATTCCCTGGACGACATCACCCAAGCCATCGCCGCGCGCCGGGACCGGGTCAAACGCATCTGCATCTCCATGCTGACCAACCGCCGCTGCGCCCGGGACACGGAAACCGTCTGCCGCCGGCTGCGCCAACGCTTCGACATCCCGGTGTCGCTGCTCGTCTCGCCCACGGTCATCGACCGCGACGACCTGCTGGCCTTCAAGAAGGCCGGCGCGGACAAGGTCGGCGTGGCCATCGACCTGGCCACCCCGGAACTCTTCGACCGCTACCGGGGGGCCGGCGTGGGCGGCCCCCACCACTGGGACGCCTATTGGCGCTGCCTGGGCCAGGCCATCGACATCTTCGGCCGGGGGTTCGCCGGCGCCCATTTCATGGTCGGCCTGGGCGAGACCGAGGCGGACATGTGCGCCGCCATGGCCCGGGTGCGGGAGATGGGCGGCAACACCCACCTGTTCTCCTTTTTCCCCGAACCGGCCTCGGCCCTGGCCGACCACCCCCAGCCGCCCATGGAACAATACCGCCGGGTGCAGCTGGCCCGCTACCTCATCGACGCCGGCCGGACCCGGGCCGAGCGCTTCGCCTACGACGAGGCCGGCCGGATCGCGTCCTACGGCCTGCCCGGGGACGTCATCCAGGCGGTCGTGGCCTCGGGCGAGCCCTTCCGCACCAGCGGCTGCACCGGCTACGACGGTACGGTCGCCTGCAACCGGCCCTACGCCAATTCGCGGCCGGGGCCGGACATCCGCAACTACCCCTTCAAGCCCGACCGCAACGACATCCGACGCATCCGCCGGCAGATGAGGTAGGCCCGCCATGCCCCTGGACGAACGCATCATCACCGAAGCCATCCTCGAAACCTATTGCGCCAAGTTCAAGTCGTGCCTCGACCTCGACACGGCCGTTGTCGGCGGCGGCCCCTCGGGGCTGGTCGCGGCCATGCTCCTGGCCCGGGAGGGCTTCAACGTCGCCCTCTACGAACGCAAGCTGTCCCTGGGCGGCGGCATGTGGGGCGGCGGCATGACCTGGAACGTCATCGTGGTCCAGAAGGAGAGCCTGCGGCTACTCACCGACGTGGGCGTGCCGGTGACGCGCTTTCGCGACGGCTACTACACGGCCGATGCCCCGACCGCCGCCTCGACCCTGGCCGCGGCCGCCTGCCAGGCCGGGGTCAAGGTCTTCAATTGCGTCAGCGTCGAGGACGTGGTGCTGCGCGAGGTCGACGGGGCCAAGCGGGTGACCGGGCTGGTGCTCAATTCCTCGGCCGTGGAACTGGCCGGCCTGCACGTGGACCCGCTGGTGGTGGGCGCCCGGTACGTCATTGAGGCCACGGGCCATGCCGTGGAGGTGCTCAAGACCCTCGTGCGCAAAAACGACGTGGAACTGCTCACGCCAAGCGGCGGCATCGAGGGCGAACAGTCCTTGTGGGCGGAGGTGGCCGAAACCAACACCCTAAGAAACACCCGGGAGGTCTTCCCGGGACTCTACGTGGCCGGCATGGCCGCCAACGCCAGTTTCGGCTCCTACCGCATGGGCCCGATCTTCGGCGGCATGCTGCTTTCCGGCGAAAAGGCCGCCCGGGAAATCGCCGGCAGGCTGCGCGACCGCCACGAACACGCGTAGCGGCAACGAAGGACAGTGGGTCAGCCAACACAACAAAGGGGATTCGTATGAGCGAAACGATGCGCGCCGCCGTCTGGTATGGGAAAAAGGATGTCCGCGTGGAGACCGTGCCTGTTCCGCCGCCCCCCGCGCCCGGCTGGGTCAAGATCAAGGTCGCCTGGTGCGGCATCTGCGGCTCGGACCTGCACGAATACCTGGCCGGCCCGATCTTCATTCCGGTGGGCGCCCCCCATCCCCTGACCGGCAAACAGGGCAGCCTCATCCTCGGCCACGAGTTCACGGGCACGGTGGTGGCGGTGGGCGAAGGCGTGACCAACCTGCGGCTGGGCGACCGGGTGGCGCCGGATGCCTGCCAGCATTGCGGGGTGTGCGGCCCCTGCCAGGTCGGCCGCTACAATGTCTGCGAAAAACTGGCCTTCACCGGCCTGCACAACGACGGCGCCTTCGCCCCCTACGTCAACGTGCCGGCCGAGCTGTGCTACATCCTGCCCGAGGGAGTGGACTTCGAGGCCGGAGCGGTCATCGAGCCCCTGGCCACGGGATTCAAGGCCGTGCGCGAGGCCGGTTCCATCCTCGGCGACACGGTGGCCATCATCGGTGCCGGCACCATCGGCCTGGGCGTGCTGCAGGCGGCCAAGGCCGCCGGCGCGGGCAAGGTCATCGTGCTGGAGATGTCGGCCGCCCGCACGGCCAAGGCCTGGGAATGCGGCGCCGACGTGGTGCTGAGCCCCAAGGAATGCGACCCCGTGGCCGAGGTGAAAAAGCTCACCGGCGGCAGCGGCGCCGACGTCTCCTTCGAATGCGTGGGGCACAAGCTGACCGGCCCCCTGGCCGTGGACCTCATCCGCAACATCGGCAAGGCCATCATCGTGGGCATCTTCGAGGAGCCCAGTTCCTTTAACTTCTTCAGCTTAAGCGGCACGGACAAGACCGTCGTCGGCACCCTGGCCTACACCATCCGCGACTTCAAGGGCGTGGCCACCCATCTGGCCAGCGGCCGGATCAAGGCCGAGCCCCTCATTACCGGCCGCATCGGCCTGGAAGACATCGTGGAAAAGGGCTTTTTGGAGTTGATCAACAACAAGGACGAAAACATCAAGATCCTCGTCAAGCCCGAGGACTAGCCCCTCGCCCTGACGCCTCCGCCGGCCGCCGACGGAGGCGTCAGGCGTGGCCTCAGATCCCTTCGCCGAAACCGAAGAACTCCCGGGCCGCCAGGCGGCGGCGCCGCTCCTGGCGGTAGCTGTCGCGCAGCAGGCGCCGCAGGTCCTGGAACACCCGGGCCGCGTACAGGTCGTCCCGGGACCGCGGCCGGAGAACGGGCAGCGGCTCGTCGTACACCGCCGGCCCGGCCGCCGGCGGCAGCCCGATGACGCGGTCGGCCAGGTACAGGGCCTCGTCCAGGTCCTCGGTGGCCATGACCACGGTGCGCCGTGGGCTCGCGCCGGCCACGAGCCGGGGAAGCAGGTCCTCCAGGGCGGTGCGCTCCCGGGGCTCCAGCAGACAGAACGGATCGTCGAGAAACAGCACCGGCGAGCCCAGGGCCAACGCCCGCACCAGGCTGGCCCGCAGCCGCCCGCCCCTGGTCAGCTCCAGGGGCCGCCGGTCCAGGTCGTCGCCGAGCCCGGCCAGGGCCAGATAGTCCTCGGCCAGGGCGCGGCCGTGCCCGGGCGGGCTGTCCGGCCGGGCCGCCTCGCAGGCCAGAAGCAGGTTGTCCCGAAGGCTCAGCCAGGGAAAAAGCCCGCTGTCGCAAAGGACCAGCCCCCGGTCGAGGTCCTGGCCGGCCACCGGGCGGCCGTCCCAGGCGATCCGGCCGAAGGCCGGAATCTCCAGGCCCGCCAGCAGCCGCAGCAGCATCGACTTGCCGCAGCCGGGCGGGCCGAAAAGGCCCACGAACGCCCCGGGCTCGACGTGAAACCGCAGGTCCTCGATCACGGTGCGGCCCTCGCGCACCGCGCGCAGGTCGCTGACGGACAATCCCTTCTTGTGCGCCGGCCGGGCGCTGGCGGACGTCATGACGGACTCCTTGGCAATAGGGGGTGTGGTCCTGGTTGGCGGCAACCGCTTATCTTGACTAAATCGATCGATTTAGAAATAAAATAAGCCCGCCCTCCCGTCAACACCCGCGCCCGGCCCGCCGGTTTTCCTTGCCTCAGGCTTTCCCGGCCGTGGCAACGACCTGCTCGATGACCCGCCGCATCTCGTCCAGATCCACGGGCTTGGCCACGTAGCCATCCATGCCCGCCGCCAGAAACCGCTCCCGGTCGCCGGTCATGGCGTAGGCGGTCAGGGCCACGATGGGGATATCGCGGTTGCGGATTCCGCCGGCGCCCTCGCGGATGCGCCTTGTCGCGGTCACGCCGTCGAGGACCGGCATCTGCACGTCCATGAGCACGCAGTCGAAAGTCTCCCGCCCCAGCGCCTCCAGGGCCTGCTGGCCGTTGTCCACGGCCGCCACCCGGTATCCGGCCTTTTCCAGGAATCGCCGGAGGCTGATCTGACTGATGCGGTCGTCGTCGGCCAGGAGGATGCGCCGTCCCACCGGGGCCGACGACGGGGCGGCGGCCTTCGTGGCGGCAACCTCCGTGGCGGCCGGGCTGCCCGGCGGCAGGCCCATGGGGAGCGTGAGATAGACCGTGGTCCCCTGCCCTTCCTGGCTTTCGATGGTCATGGTCCCCCGCAGCAAGCCCACCAGCCGCCTGGTGATGGTCAGGCCCAGTCCGGCCCCCTCCTGGGGCCGGGAGGAGGACCCCGCCACCTGGGTGAAGGGATCGCAGACCAGGGGCAGCTTGTCGTCGGGGATACCCACGCCGGTATCGGCCACGCAAAACAGCAGGCGCGCGCGGTCGGGGGAGGCCGGCGCCAGGGCGGATACGGACAGCCGCACCGAGCCCGCGACCGTGAACTTCAGGGCGTTGCCGACCAGGTTGAACAGAATCTGGCGGATGCGCACCTCGTCGCCGACAAGGGACTCCGGCAGGCCGCCATCCGGCTCCAAGGCCAGGACCAGCCCCTTTTCCCGGCAAAGGGGCATGAAGGTGTCGTGCAAGGCGCGCAACAGGTCACCGAGGCGCAAGGTCGTCTCGGTGACGGACAGGCGCCCGGCCTCGATGCGGGAAAGGTCCAGGATATCGGAGAGCAGCCGGGTCAGGCGCTCGCCCGAACGCAGGGCCACCCGGGTGTATTCGTCCTGTTCCCGATCGAGCGTCGTGGTCCGCAGCAGTTGGAGCATGCCCAGGATCCCGTTGAGCGGGGTCCGTATTTCATGGCTCATGTTGGCCAGGAATTCGCTCTTGGCCCGGTTGGCGGCCTCGGCCGCCTCCTTGGCCTCGACGATGGCCATCTCGGCCCGTTTGCGGACCGTGACGTCCTCGCTGAAGCACACGATGCCGCCGATCTCCCCGGTGGATTTGAACCAGGGCCTGATTTCCCAGGAAATCCACTGGATGCTGCCATCGCTGCGGGTGAAGGACTCGTTGACGCCGCCGGCCACCCGGCCGGCCAGGCCAAGGCGGTGGATTTCCCGCAGGCGCTCCGGGAGCTCCGGAAAGACCGCGTAATGGGAAAGGCCGGTGAGGTTTTTCCCGCCAAGGCCGTAGTCGTCGTTCCAGCGGCGGCTGGCGGCCAGATAGACCATGTCCCGGTCGAACATGGCGATGGCGGCCGGGGCGTGCTCCACGAACAGGCGCAGCTGCTCCTCGCGTTCGGCCAGGGCCTGTTCGATGCGCTTGCGCTCGGTGATGTCCACGAAGCTGGCCAACAGGCCCTCGCCGACGGCCATGCCGGCGATGAGTACCGTGCGCGTGCGGCCGTCCTTGCAGGTCACCGGGTATTCGGCCTGGGGCACGTCCGGGTCTTCGCCGGCGCCCCGGCGCATGGCCCGGTCCCAAAGGGCGCGAAGCTCCTCCCGTTTGGCCGGGTCGGGGGAGGCCTTGCCCATCCAGGCTTCCAGGCTGGGGATATCCTCGAGGGTGTATCCGAACAGCGCGACGAAGCGGTCGTTGAGGTCCAGGATGCACCCGTCGCGGCTCATGTAGCCCATGGGCACCGGAGAGAAGCTGAAGAGTTCGCGAAACCGCGCGGCGCTGGCCTGTTCGGCCCGCCGGGCCTCCCTGATTTCGGTCACGTCCTGGAACATGACCACGAACCGCTCGCCCTCCAGGGGGAAGGCCGAAATCTGGAAATGCTTGCCCAGTTCCGGCATGGTGGTTTCAAAGGTCGTGGGCCGGCGCGTTTCGAGCATGGAGACGTGGGTATCCAGATCCGGAACCCGGTCGAGCCCGAAGACGTCACGGACCCGGCGTCCCACGGCCTCCCGGCGGCTGACCCCGAAAATGCGTCCATAGGCCGGATTCGCGTCGAGCAGGAGATAGTCCGCCGGCCGGCCCGCCCCGTCGCGCACGAGTTCCACCACGCACAAGCCTTCGTTCATGGACTCGAACAGCGCGCGGTACTTCTCCTCGCCGCGGCGCCGCGCTTCCCGCAAGGCGGCCGGCGACGGCGCCTCCGGGTCGCCCACGGCGCCGTCATGGTCAAGGTCCCCGTCGCCGGGCCACGGGTCCGGCCAACGGCCGCCCGCGACCTCGGCGGCCCCGTGCTCGAAAAGCACCAACAGGGATCGCAGCCGGCCCGCGTCGTCGAGCACCGGCTCCACGCGCAGGTCCAGGCGCCCGGACGGGGCCGGGCCGGGGTCCCGGGGCAATCCCGTGACGCGGGCCGCGACCAGGCTGTCGGCGGCCTGCCCCAGGGCCGCGCGCAACGGCCGGCGCAAGTCCTCCCGCGCCAGGCCCGGCAGGCCCTGTCCGGGTTCTCCGGGGGGAAAGGCCAGAAACGGCCGCAAATCCCCGCGCACGAAGAGGACCCGCAGCCCCGGGTCGACCAGCACGCACGCAGGCTCGGACAGCCTGCCCAGGATCTCCTGGGCCACCGCCTCCGGGCTCGTGGCCCGGCTTCCGGGACCGTCGTCCGACGTGGCCGCCGCGACCGGACCATGGGACGGCTCGGGGTTGTCCGGCCGCGCCTGCCGATCGACGGACTCCATTGCCCTCCGCTCACCCATGATACCGCCTCCCGGACGTTCCGGATTGCTCGCTACCGAGAGGCATTCCGGGCCGATTGACGGAAACGTATTACGGATAACGGAAAAATAAAAAGCTTTTTCGGTCGATGGAACGACTCGCCGGGCCCGGGCCGAACCGGACGGGCCCCGGCGCCGCCGGCGGTTCCCCCGCCCGCCGCCCGGCCAAGGCCGCTGCGGCGCCCCCCACGGTCGTCGCCTCAGGCCGGGTGGGGGCCGTTTGCACAATCGGCCAGCGCGTCCATGCGGACAAAGCGATACGTGCCGGAGGTGGCCAGATGGTCCAGGAAGGCGGTGTAGGCGGCAAGCATGGGGGCGTTGCCGGAAAAGCGCTTCTCGCAGTGGGTCAGCAGCACCACCACGCCGCCGCTGCGGGCGATGGCCGCGGCCGTCGCCTGCCACAGGGCCAGGATCTCCCCGGGCGCGTG belongs to Solidesulfovibrio sp. and includes:
- a CDS encoding cytochrome c3 family protein, whose product is MHVDDTISLSRIARTGNRRAGPLLAGLACLAALCAWLWPGTARASWLIDQARLHASAHGSLGCAGCHGDIVPGAGHPDPADVTKPLAAFFRADQCLGCHADVGGDLEKGVHGGKPLEAGRDYGLCIGCHDPHTQLASKLPAGFDPAKPVTAQCGACHEKRRELPAPAKDDAACLSCHRQMAPSEPGRREAVDTLCLGCHGAKAVRGAPAVPAGLDMPVLDKAAQAAATHKTLSCLDCHVDGARFPHDRQQRAACATCHARHDEKTIHDAHQSVTCEACHLSGTTPVKDAATGTIVARRDKAPAPLAVHAMTLPAGEASCRRCHVPGNALGAAAMVLPAKGVICLPCHAATFSVADTTSRLSLLVFAGGMAVLAAFWFSGAGLGARSETGHGGDSTGAGHGGHGARSIDWARLGDTILYDIFLQRRLYRQSRSRWAIHALIFYPFVLRFLWGLAGLLGSLWTPRAGWPWMLLDKNNPVGALVFDASGLALLAGLILAGVSWRRRRDGEAPVTGLPGRDWPALVLLGALVLVGFVLEGMRIAMTGWPAGSGWAFLGYALSRAFAADPAGLTGPYGYVWYAHAILTGLVVAYLPASQLRHALTAPLALLARALGKEQ
- a CDS encoding glycine cleavage system H protein, which codes for MDIAGYNMPEDLYYDTYHFWTRVDGDLLVMGMDDFAEKLAGQIVFVQLPFEGKAVVAGKKFAKIESGKWLGTVYGPVDGEIVGVNQDLESNPALINQDCYGAGWMYRIRPKDPGQLSRLIHGGRDVLEPWLAADIKKFKQD
- a CDS encoding (Fe-S)-binding protein translates to MRQTAFPLARRLDMAACASCRLCVDVCPAVAATRDGSLSALGRMKGLRDLLRRRGGLWRRLLRLPEPTPEELKAFGASVFRCSLCGGCQEVCPLGIQLKELWLSLREELVRTGNNPKKIEMIRDNLEESRNVFAEDNAERADWVDDMRDPPDDGFQKDTAEVVFFTGCVGAYFPLAQKIPVALCEIFQASGVDFTLLGADEWCCGFPLVGAGLGEGLPAFIEHNVAAVAAKGARQVVFTCPSCYQIWREAYPQRFELYHASQFLTDLVAAGKVPLKPLEMTVTYHDPCDLGRGARVFDAPRDVLRAIPGLTLVEMGHNRENCLCCGGGGNLEMLDAELSAAMAKRKVEEAVATGAQAVVTTCQQCVRTMTTYARRNKVAIEVLDLTQLVRRALAG
- a CDS encoding lipoyl protein ligase domain-containing protein codes for the protein MRTWRLLDLPPLTAAENMALDEVLLELKGEGADVPNTLRFLQFSPRAVLVGFHQSVAEEVRVSYCRDNGIDINRRITGGGGLLFDESQIGWEIICDKAFFDLVVPTDRLFRELCRPVVAALRAMGIDARFRPRNDIEVAGRKLSGTGGTDHEGAFLFQGTLLTDFDVETMLKSLRIPVEKLKAKEIDSVKKRVTCLAWELGRAPEPAAVKAALARAFARHLGVRLEPAGLTPQEKRLLAERLPSFRSKEWIDLVNPKYEKTEVVQAAYKSPNGLARFTLAVNLPRKVLKNVFITGDFLSFPSRALFDLEAALRGLPLNADVLCGVIHRFFDEGRIAIPGMEAEDLCKPVRQALEKAAIARHGIPLEYCNQISLTNGSFDEVIARKPSALLLPYCSKLKDCDLRFTKDCRACGECTVGQAWAMGRERNMRNVCVTSFEDLMAELAGLRQAGARAFIGCCCQPFFTKHVDDFARAGLPGILVNIDDTTCYDLSQEDEAHQGTFASQTHLNLGLLAAVLDAARA